The Arachis hypogaea cultivar Tifrunner chromosome 14, arahy.Tifrunner.gnm2.J5K5, whole genome shotgun sequence genome has a segment encoding these proteins:
- the LOC112742498 gene encoding uncharacterized protein produces MTLLPRKIWEKIVARVASALIHDLFNMQATCKVFLDAARSSVVYKVASMAEIPGVFGYDMEDRPKDGFLYKSAHAGNPAAIFRIGMREFFWMGREVGGCGTLLNAADAGGLQARYMCCISLVCLLSDEASL; encoded by the coding sequence ATGACTCTTCTGCCTCGCAAAATATGGGAGAAAATTGTAGCAAGGGTTGCGTCGGCCTTGATCCATGATCTGTTTAACATGCAGGCGACTTGCAAAGTGTTTTTGGACGCAGCCCGCTCATCTGTGGTGTACAAGGTGGCCTCCATGGCGGAGATACCCGGCGTGTTCGGTTATGACATGGAGGACCGTCCTAAGGATGGGTTCCTTTATAAAAGCGCGCACGCAGGAAATCCGGCCGCTATATTCCGTATAGGGATGAGGGAATTCTTCTGGATGGGCCGAGAAGTCGGTGGGTGCGGCACCCTGCTTAACGCCGCCGATGCGGGCGGCCTCCAAGCCCGCTACATGTGTTGCATTTCCTTAGTCTGTTTACTTTCAGATGAAGCTTCGTTGTAA